From a single Sphingosinicellaceae bacterium genomic region:
- a CDS encoding magnesium chelatase subunit D: MSDAEPTVLDLFAVDPIGFGGVILSGPPSLARDRWLAGLAACIGPLRRLPPGIDDARLIGGLDVAATLAAGRPIAAGGLLAEADGGVVVVPMAERIGDGLAGRLAAVLDTGEVVVERDGAAARSPARVALVLLDEGVEEERVPDGLAERISFHVKQDLSSTVPDPAAVERARERLATVGAASDAVLQALCAAAALLGVDSARAVVFALRAARVAAALGGRNVIGDEDAVMAAQLVLAPRATRAPPLPEEQADEPPPPPPSDEAPDDADRDEAPRPDALTEIVLAAVRAALPAQLLAGGATPRSRRRGGVEGGRGAGERRLSWRRGRPTGTRAGTPGGGKRLALAATLAAAAVWQRARRGELVESGPGPVIVRPSDLRVRRFETRTEATVIVVVDASGSAALARLAEAKGAVELLLAQAYVLRTQVALIVFRGSGAEVLLPPTRSLTRARRVLGEMAGGGGTPLAAGLDAARMLAMAVRARGRTPRLVVLTDGRGNVARAPEAGRAQAELDATNAASLVRAAGIAAILIDTAPRPRPATAAFAATMGARYLALPRLDADAVANAAVAHAAAA; this comes from the coding sequence GTGAGCGACGCCGAACCGACCGTGCTCGACCTGTTCGCGGTCGACCCGATCGGTTTCGGCGGCGTCATCCTGAGCGGCCCGCCGTCGCTGGCGCGAGACCGCTGGCTGGCGGGGCTCGCGGCTTGCATCGGACCGCTGCGCCGCCTGCCGCCGGGGATCGACGATGCGCGGCTGATCGGCGGGCTCGACGTCGCCGCGACGCTGGCGGCCGGGCGGCCGATTGCGGCAGGGGGCTTGCTCGCCGAGGCCGACGGCGGGGTCGTCGTGGTGCCGATGGCCGAGCGCATCGGCGACGGGCTGGCGGGACGGCTGGCGGCGGTACTCGACACCGGCGAGGTCGTGGTCGAGCGTGACGGCGCGGCGGCACGGTCCCCGGCGCGGGTTGCACTGGTGCTGCTCGACGAGGGCGTCGAAGAGGAACGTGTACCGGATGGGCTCGCGGAGCGGATTTCGTTTCACGTGAAACAGGATTTGAGCAGCACGGTACCCGACCCGGCGGCAGTCGAACGCGCGCGTGAGCGGCTGGCAACCGTCGGCGCGGCATCCGACGCGGTGCTTCAGGCGCTGTGCGCGGCGGCGGCGCTGCTCGGGGTCGATTCGGCGAGAGCGGTGGTGTTCGCGCTGCGGGCGGCGCGGGTTGCGGCGGCGCTCGGCGGGCGCAACGTGATCGGTGATGAGGATGCCGTGATGGCCGCTCAGTTGGTGCTGGCCCCGCGCGCGACGCGCGCCCCGCCGCTGCCCGAGGAGCAAGCGGACGAGCCTCCGCCACCGCCGCCCTCCGACGAGGCTCCCGACGACGCCGACCGGGACGAGGCCCCGCGCCCCGATGCGCTGACCGAGATCGTGCTCGCGGCGGTGCGTGCGGCATTGCCGGCGCAACTGCTCGCGGGTGGAGCCACCCCGCGCTCGCGCCGGCGCGGCGGAGTCGAGGGTGGGCGCGGTGCAGGCGAGCGGCGGCTGTCGTGGCGGCGCGGGCGGCCGACCGGGACTCGCGCCGGCACCCCGGGGGGCGGCAAGCGGCTCGCGCTGGCGGCGACGCTCGCGGCAGCAGCGGTGTGGCAGCGTGCGCGGCGTGGCGAGCTTGTCGAGTCGGGGCCGGGACCCGTCATCGTGCGCCCCTCCGACCTCCGCGTCCGGCGCTTCGAGACCCGCACCGAGGCGACCGTCATCGTCGTCGTCGACGCCAGCGGCTCGGCGGCGCTGGCCCGCCTGGCGGAGGCCAAGGGCGCGGTCGAGCTGTTGCTGGCACAGGCGTACGTCCTTCGCACACAGGTCGCCCTGATCGTTTTCCGTGGGAGCGGGGCCGAGGTGCTACTGCCGCCGACCCGCTCGCTGACCCGGGCGCGGCGCGTGCTCGGCGAGATGGCGGGAGGTGGGGGGACTCCGCTTGCGGCAGGCCTCGATGCGGCGCGGATGCTGGCGATGGCGGTGCGTGCGCGGGGGCGCACGCCGCGGCTGGTGGTCCTTACCGACGGGCGCGGCAACGTCGCGCGGGCCCCCGAAGCCGGCCGCGCGCAGGCCGAGCTCGACGCGACCAACGCTGCATCGCTGGTCCGCGCCGCCGGGATCGCGGCGATCCTGATCGACACGGCGCCCCGCCCGCGCCCCGCCACCGCCGCCTTCGCCGCGACAATGGGCGCGCGCTACCTCGCGCTGCCCCGCCTCGACGCAGACGCCGTCGCTAACGCTGCCGTGGCGCACGCCGCCGCCGCATGA
- a CDS encoding YaiI/YqxD family protein produces the protein MRILVDGDACPVKEEIYKVAFRHAVPVAVVSNSYFRVPQHPLVEQVVVSDKFDAADDWIAEAAGPATIVVTADILLADRAVKAGATVLSPTGKPFTANSIGSAVATRAIMADLRAGGDIIGGPAPFAKTDRSRFLSALDAALVRMGRA, from the coding sequence TTGCGCATCCTCGTCGACGGCGACGCCTGCCCGGTCAAGGAGGAGATCTACAAGGTTGCCTTCCGCCACGCCGTGCCGGTCGCCGTCGTCAGCAACAGTTATTTCCGGGTCCCCCAGCACCCGCTCGTCGAGCAGGTCGTGGTCAGCGACAAGTTCGATGCCGCCGACGACTGGATCGCCGAGGCGGCGGGGCCAGCGACCATTGTCGTCACCGCCGACATCCTGCTCGCCGACCGTGCGGTCAAGGCAGGCGCGACGGTGCTGTCCCCGACCGGCAAGCCGTTCACCGCGAACTCGATCGGGAGTGCGGTGGCGACCCGCGCGATCATGGCCGACCTGCGGGCCGGGGGTGACATCATCGGCGGCCCAGCTCCGTTCGCGAAAACGGACCGGTCTCGGTTCCTGTCGGCGCTGGACGCAGCGCTGGTGCGGATGGGGCGCGCTTGA
- a CDS encoding hydratase: MTERGRDSLLRDRDTLRIGPSAMRWDGDALVVDFAEIGAPIPRKLRGTARITPENFNEQAFPLDPASRHVWQPVAPRARVEVDLAEPGLKWSGTGYIDSNHGREALEEGFADWQWSRAHRRDDTLVFYEGLRRDGSEFALALRFDRHGQPEPVTAPPPFELPRTGWRVGRRTRADAGTAASIVRTWEDSPFYARSTVAGQLFGEAVLSVHESLALDSFRHPLVKAMLPFRMPRWR; this comes from the coding sequence ATGACCGAGCGCGGGCGTGACAGCCTGCTCCGTGACCGCGACACGCTCCGCATCGGCCCGAGCGCGATGCGCTGGGACGGCGACGCGCTGGTCGTCGACTTCGCCGAAATTGGCGCGCCGATCCCGCGGAAATTGCGCGGTACTGCCCGGATCACGCCCGAAAACTTCAACGAGCAGGCCTTCCCGCTCGACCCCGCCAGCCGCCATGTCTGGCAGCCGGTCGCTCCCCGCGCCCGCGTCGAGGTCGACCTCGCCGAACCCGGGCTGAAATGGTCGGGCACCGGCTACATCGACAGCAACCACGGCCGCGAGGCGCTGGAGGAGGGCTTCGCCGACTGGCAATGGTCGCGCGCCCACCGCCGCGACGACACCCTGGTGTTCTACGAGGGGCTGCGGCGTGACGGCAGCGAGTTCGCGCTGGCGCTCCGTTTCGACCGGCACGGCCAACCCGAGCCGGTCACCGCGCCGCCGCCGTTCGAACTGCCCAGGACAGGGTGGCGCGTCGGCCGCCGGACCCGCGCCGACGCCGGGACCGCGGCCTCGATCGTCCGGACGTGGGAAGATTCACCTTTCTACGCGCGCTCGACGGTCGCCGGGCAGTTGTTCGGCGAGGCGGTGTTGAGCGTTCACGAGAGTCTCGCCCTCGACAGCTTCCGCCACCCGCTGGTCAAGGCGATGCTGCCGTTCCGCATGCCGCGGTGGCGGTAG
- the bchC gene encoding chlorophyll synthesis pathway protein BchC — protein sequence MGGPGQLALRPLGLTPMAADAVTVAIDWSGISTGTERLLYTGRMPDFPGMGYPLVPGYESVGTVVDAGADVRSRLGETVFVPGANCFDGARGLFGGAARRVVIPAARAHRVDASLKENAVLLALAATAHHALVAGRVPELVIGHGVLGRLLARVIVAAGHAAPVVWETSAARRAGQHGYSVIDPQADARRDYACICDMSGDAGLLDTLVGRLAKGGELVLAGFYEDRVGFAFAPAFMREATIRIAAEWQPADLTAVNTLVASGTLSLDGLITHRSDASAAAEAYPTAFGEPACLKMILDWRAHA from the coding sequence ATGGGAGGACCGGGGCAACTCGCACTGCGTCCGCTCGGGCTGACGCCGATGGCCGCCGATGCCGTAACCGTCGCTATCGACTGGAGCGGCATTTCGACCGGCACCGAGCGGCTGCTCTACACCGGCCGGATGCCCGACTTCCCGGGCATGGGTTATCCGCTGGTGCCGGGCTACGAGTCGGTCGGTACGGTCGTCGATGCCGGCGCAGACGTCCGCTCGCGCCTCGGTGAGACGGTGTTCGTGCCCGGCGCGAACTGCTTCGACGGTGCCCGCGGTCTCTTCGGCGGCGCAGCGCGGCGGGTGGTCATCCCCGCGGCGCGCGCGCACCGCGTCGACGCATCGCTCAAGGAAAACGCGGTCCTGCTCGCGCTCGCCGCGACCGCGCACCACGCGCTCGTCGCCGGGCGTGTCCCCGAACTCGTCATCGGCCACGGCGTACTCGGACGACTGCTCGCCCGGGTCATCGTTGCCGCCGGTCACGCGGCGCCGGTGGTCTGGGAGACCAGCGCCGCCCGCCGCGCCGGTCAGCACGGCTACAGCGTTATCGACCCGCAGGCGGACGCCCGCCGCGACTATGCCTGCATCTGCGACATGAGCGGCGACGCAGGCCTGCTCGACACGCTGGTCGGACGGCTCGCCAAGGGCGGCGAGCTGGTCCTGGCGGGCTTCTACGAGGACCGTGTCGGTTTCGCCTTCGCCCCAGCCTTCATGCGCGAGGCGACGATCCGCATCGCCGCCGAGTGGCAGCCCGCCGACCTGACGGCGGTCAACACCCTGGTCGCGAGCGGCACACTGTCGCTCGACGGCCTGATCACCCACCGTTCCGACGCGAGTGCCGCCGCCGAGGCCTATCCGACCGCTTTCGGCGAGCCGGCCTGCCTCAAGATGATCCTCGACTGGAGGGCCCACGCGTGA
- a CDS encoding methyltransferase domain-containing protein, producing MRADWVRWRNRRLSSPRFQAWASRFPLTRPRARAEAAGLFDLVAGFVHAQILAACVELGLCERLRKRTATTVQLAAEFELPLDSMRRLLRGAGALGLVEPLGDGWALGSRGAALLGNPGVAAMIAHHKAFYADMADPVALLRRGGGGGALADYWAYARADDAAAASPAAVGPYSALMAASQPMVAAQVVAAAGLGGYRRLLDVGGGEGAFVRAVAAAVPGLELAVFDLPAVAARARVALEAAGLARIETHGGSFFDDPLPGGFDLITLVRILHDHDDAPVLKLLCQVRAALPPGGTLLIAEPMTAPRPERVGDAYFGFYLLAMGSGRARTPDELDALLAEAGFTGIRRIATDLPLVAGIILAKTTVKAG from the coding sequence TTGCGCGCGGATTGGGTGCGATGGCGCAACCGGCGGCTGTCCTCGCCGCGCTTCCAGGCGTGGGCGAGCCGCTTCCCTCTGACGCGGCCCCGGGCACGGGCCGAGGCGGCCGGGTTGTTCGATCTGGTCGCGGGGTTCGTCCATGCGCAGATCCTGGCGGCGTGCGTCGAGCTGGGTCTGTGCGAGCGGCTGCGGAAGCGGACCGCGACGACTGTCCAGTTGGCGGCGGAGTTCGAGCTGCCGCTCGATTCGATGCGGCGGCTGTTGCGCGGGGCGGGGGCGCTGGGGCTGGTGGAGCCATTGGGTGACGGCTGGGCGCTGGGGTCGCGGGGGGCGGCGCTGCTCGGCAATCCCGGGGTGGCGGCGATGATCGCGCACCACAAGGCCTTTTATGCGGACATGGCGGACCCGGTTGCGCTCCTGCGGCGCGGCGGGGGTGGCGGGGCGCTGGCGGACTACTGGGCCTATGCGCGGGCCGACGACGCGGCGGCGGCGAGCCCGGCGGCGGTCGGTCCGTATTCGGCGCTGATGGCGGCGTCGCAGCCGATGGTGGCGGCACAGGTGGTCGCGGCGGCGGGACTCGGCGGCTATCGGCGGCTGCTCGATGTCGGCGGGGGCGAGGGAGCGTTCGTGCGGGCGGTCGCTGCAGCGGTGCCGGGGCTGGAGCTTGCGGTGTTCGACCTGCCGGCGGTGGCGGCGCGGGCGCGGGTGGCGCTCGAGGCGGCGGGGCTGGCGCGGATCGAGACGCATGGCGGCAGCTTCTTCGACGACCCGCTGCCGGGGGGCTTCGACCTCATCACGCTGGTCCGCATCCTCCACGACCACGACGACGCGCCAGTGCTGAAGCTACTGTGCCAGGTCCGCGCGGCGCTTCCCCCCGGCGGGACGCTTCTGATCGCCGAGCCGATGACTGCGCCGCGCCCGGAACGGGTCGGCGACGCGTATTTCGGGTTTTACCTGCTGGCGATGGGGTCGGGACGGGCGCGTACCCCCGACGAGTTAGACGCGCTGCTGGCCGAAGCCGGGTTTACCGGGATCCGCCGCATTGCCACCGACCTACCGCTGGTCGCCGGGATCATCCTAGCAAAAACAACCGTCAAAGCTGGTTGA
- a CDS encoding GFA family protein, producing the protein MAAVISGVEPGRNRGRQTMPIASCQCGALTAEVAAYSPMVVACHCIDCQRRTGSAFGVAAYYPAEAVTVSGAARAYSRPTATGGTFTTRFCPVCGASVVWSTAKHPGLIGIAVGAFADPQAPPPLRSVWEQSAHPWAELASVAAHYPQGVS; encoded by the coding sequence ATGGCGGCTGTTATCAGCGGTGTGGAGCCGGGCCGCAACCGGGGGAGACAGACCATGCCGATCGCGAGTTGCCAGTGCGGCGCGCTGACCGCCGAGGTCGCCGCTTATTCGCCGATGGTGGTCGCGTGCCACTGCATCGACTGCCAGCGCCGCACCGGCTCGGCGTTCGGCGTCGCCGCCTATTACCCCGCCGAGGCGGTCACCGTCAGCGGTGCGGCACGGGCCTATAGCCGCCCGACCGCGACCGGCGGAACGTTCACGACGCGCTTCTGCCCGGTGTGCGGCGCCAGCGTCGTGTGGTCGACCGCGAAGCACCCCGGGCTGATCGGCATCGCGGTCGGAGCCTTCGCTGACCCGCAGGCACCGCCGCCGCTGCGCTCGGTGTGGGAGCAGTCCGCGCACCCCTGGGCGGAGCTCGCCAGCGTCGCCGCGCACTATCCGCAGGGCGTCTCCTGA
- the bchI gene encoding magnesium chelatase ATPase subunit I, whose amino-acid sequence MISAFPVSASFPFSAIVGQDEMKAALLIAAVDARIGGVMVFGDRGTGKSTAVRALAALLPPIRVVAGSRFNADPDDRARYAADPVALTGKAVRGAVPFVDLPLGATEDRVVGALDLEAALTRGEKRFEPGLLARAHRGFLYIDEVNLLEDHLVDLLLDVAASGENVVEREGLSVRHPARFVLVGSGNPEEGELRPQLLDRFGLSVEVRTPNNLTDRVEILRRCDAFERTPATFAEHWAKAEAKTLRRIARARDGVNGVVVPDAVLMLASKLCMAVGADGLRGELTLMRASRAAAALDGDDMVTPAHVGSVAAMALRHRLRRGVLDETGSGVRIERALAEVLAA is encoded by the coding sequence ATGATCAGCGCCTTCCCGGTATCCGCCTCGTTCCCGTTCTCGGCGATCGTCGGGCAGGACGAGATGAAGGCGGCGCTGCTGATCGCGGCGGTCGACGCGCGCATCGGCGGGGTCATGGTGTTCGGCGACCGCGGCACCGGCAAGTCGACCGCGGTACGAGCGCTCGCGGCGCTGCTGCCGCCGATTCGCGTGGTCGCCGGCAGCCGCTTCAACGCCGACCCCGACGACCGCGCGCGCTACGCCGCCGACCCTGTCGCGCTGACCGGCAAGGCGGTGCGCGGCGCGGTGCCGTTCGTCGACCTGCCGCTGGGTGCGACAGAAGACCGCGTCGTCGGCGCGCTCGATCTCGAAGCCGCGCTGACCCGCGGCGAGAAGCGCTTCGAGCCCGGCCTGCTGGCGCGCGCCCACCGCGGCTTCCTGTACATCGACGAGGTCAATCTGCTCGAGGACCACCTCGTCGACCTGCTGCTCGATGTTGCCGCGTCGGGCGAGAACGTCGTCGAGCGCGAGGGGCTGTCGGTGCGCCACCCGGCGCGCTTCGTGCTGGTCGGCAGCGGCAACCCCGAGGAGGGCGAACTGCGCCCGCAATTGCTCGACCGCTTCGGGCTGTCGGTCGAGGTGCGGACGCCCAACAACCTGACCGACCGGGTCGAGATCCTGCGCCGCTGCGATGCCTTCGAGCGCACGCCTGCAACGTTTGCCGAGCATTGGGCGAAGGCCGAAGCCAAGACCCTGCGCCGGATCGCGCGGGCTCGCGACGGGGTGAACGGCGTCGTCGTGCCGGACGCGGTGCTCATGCTCGCGTCGAAACTGTGCATGGCGGTCGGGGCGGACGGGCTGCGCGGCGAGCTGACACTGATGCGGGCGTCGCGCGCCGCAGCGGCGCTCGACGGCGACGACATGGTGACGCCCGCGCATGTCGGCAGCGTCGCGGCGATGGCGCTGCGGCACCGATTGCGGCGCGGGGTGCTCGACGAGACCGGGTCGGGCGTGCGGATCGAGCGGGCGCTGGCGGAAGTCCTCGCGGCGTGA
- the bchY gene encoding chlorophyllide a reductase subunit Y: MTDLGVSTPANDGDAIAIDGGCASGSTLRDAAERAGKSEILARYAADYPKGPHDQPQSMCPAFGSLRVGLRMRRTATILSGSACCVYGLTFTSHFYGARRSVGYVPFNSESLVTGKLFEDIRDAVHEMADPALYDTIVVTNLCVPTASGVPLQLLPDQIDGVRIIGIDVPGFGIPTHAEAKDVLAGAMLAYARKEVEAGPVAAPKTRADRPTITLLGEMFPVDPIGIGQMLEPLGLAVGPNVPTREWRELYSALDCAAVAAIHPFYTASVREFEAAGRTVLPSAPVGRDGTAAWLDAVGAACGITQAQVDAAKNKFLPAIGAALANAPIKGRITVSGYEGSELLVARLLIESGATVPYVGTACPRTKWSDPDREWLEARGCTVQYRASLENDLAAVDAFQPDLAIGTTPVVQHAKAKAIPALYFTNLISARPLMGVAGAGSLATVVNAALGNQHRFDRMRDFFEGVGSGDTAGIWEDTPRLRPEFKAKMAGKRIAAAKAEEAIGA, from the coding sequence ATGACAGACCTCGGCGTCTCGACACCGGCGAACGACGGCGATGCGATCGCGATCGACGGCGGCTGCGCCAGCGGTTCGACCCTCCGCGATGCCGCCGAGCGCGCCGGCAAGTCCGAGATTCTCGCGCGCTACGCCGCCGACTATCCCAAGGGCCCTCACGACCAGCCGCAGTCGATGTGCCCGGCGTTCGGCTCGCTCCGCGTCGGCCTCCGCATGCGCCGGACCGCGACGATCCTCAGCGGCTCCGCCTGCTGCGTCTACGGGCTGACCTTCACCTCGCACTTCTACGGGGCGCGGCGCTCGGTCGGCTACGTGCCGTTCAACTCCGAGAGCCTCGTCACCGGCAAGCTGTTTGAAGACATCCGCGACGCGGTCCATGAGATGGCCGATCCGGCGCTGTACGACACCATCGTCGTCACCAACCTGTGCGTGCCGACCGCGAGCGGGGTGCCGCTGCAGCTGCTCCCCGACCAGATCGACGGCGTCCGCATCATCGGTATCGACGTGCCCGGCTTCGGCATCCCGACCCACGCCGAGGCCAAGGACGTACTGGCGGGGGCGATGCTCGCCTACGCCCGCAAGGAGGTCGAGGCCGGGCCGGTCGCGGCGCCCAAGACCCGCGCCGACCGCCCGACGATCACGCTGCTCGGCGAAATGTTTCCGGTCGACCCGATCGGCATCGGCCAGATGCTGGAGCCGCTCGGGCTTGCGGTCGGGCCGAACGTGCCGACCCGCGAGTGGCGCGAGTTGTACTCCGCGCTCGACTGCGCCGCAGTCGCCGCGATCCACCCGTTCTACACCGCCAGCGTCCGCGAGTTCGAGGCCGCCGGGCGCACCGTTTTGCCTTCCGCCCCGGTTGGTCGCGACGGCACCGCGGCCTGGCTCGATGCGGTCGGCGCGGCGTGCGGGATCACGCAGGCACAGGTCGACGCCGCCAAGAACAAGTTCCTCCCCGCCATTGGCGCGGCGCTCGCGAATGCCCCGATCAAGGGTCGCATCACCGTCTCGGGCTACGAGGGCTCGGAGCTGCTGGTGGCGCGGCTGCTGATCGAGAGCGGCGCGACGGTGCCCTATGTCGGCACTGCCTGCCCGCGCACCAAATGGTCGGACCCCGACCGTGAATGGCTCGAGGCCCGCGGCTGCACGGTCCAGTACCGCGCCAGCCTCGAGAACGACCTGGCCGCCGTCGACGCCTTCCAGCCCGACCTCGCGATCGGCACGACCCCGGTCGTCCAGCACGCCAAGGCGAAGGCGATCCCGGCGCTGTATTTCACCAATCTGATCTCGGCTCGTCCGCTGATGGGCGTGGCGGGGGCGGGCAGCCTCGCCACGGTCGTCAATGCGGCGCTCGGCAACCAGCATCGCTTCGACCGCATGCGCGACTTCTTCGAAGGCGTCGGGTCAGGCGACACCGCCGGCATTTGGGAGGACACGCCACGCCTCCGCCCCGAGTTCAAGGCCAAGATGGCGGGCAAGCGCATCGCCGCGGCCAAGGCCGAAGAGGCGATCGGGGCATGA
- a CDS encoding chlorophyllide a reductase iron protein subunit X, producing the protein MEAAIEPDPVHTGEVTKETQIIAIYGKGGSGKSFALSNLSYMMAQQGKRVLLIGCDPKSDTTSLLFGGKSCPTIIETSSRKKLAGEEVRIEDVCFQRDGVFAMELGGPEVGRGCGGRGIIHGFELLEKLGFHEWGFDYVLLDFLGDVVCGGFGLPIARDMCQKVIVVGSNDLQSLYVANNVCKAVEYFRKMGGNVGVAGILINKDDGSGEAQAFADAVGIPVLISIPANEDIRKKSANYQIIGTPESQWGSLFETLAENVAEAPPVRPTPLTSDGLLGLFSPEDTGANVTLRPASQADMRGAAYVTKPSLEVVYDAV; encoded by the coding sequence ATGGAAGCGGCGATCGAGCCCGACCCGGTTCACACCGGCGAGGTCACCAAGGAAACCCAGATCATCGCGATCTACGGCAAGGGCGGCAGCGGCAAGTCGTTCGCGCTGTCGAACCTCAGCTACATGATGGCGCAGCAGGGCAAGCGCGTCCTGCTGATCGGCTGCGATCCAAAGTCCGACACCACCTCGCTGCTGTTCGGCGGCAAGTCGTGCCCGACGATCATCGAGACCAGCAGCCGCAAGAAGCTGGCCGGCGAGGAAGTCCGCATCGAGGACGTCTGCTTCCAGCGCGACGGAGTCTTCGCGATGGAGCTTGGCGGCCCCGAGGTCGGTCGTGGCTGCGGCGGACGTGGCATCATCCACGGCTTCGAACTGCTGGAAAAGCTCGGCTTCCACGAGTGGGGCTTCGACTATGTCCTGCTCGATTTCCTCGGCGACGTGGTCTGCGGCGGCTTCGGCCTGCCGATCGCCCGCGACATGTGCCAGAAGGTCATCGTCGTCGGCTCGAACGACCTGCAGTCGCTCTACGTCGCCAACAACGTCTGCAAGGCGGTCGAATATTTCCGCAAGATGGGCGGTAATGTCGGCGTCGCAGGCATCCTGATCAACAAGGACGACGGCTCGGGCGAAGCGCAGGCGTTCGCGGACGCAGTCGGCATCCCGGTGCTGATCTCGATCCCGGCCAACGAGGACATCCGCAAGAAGTCCGCCAACTACCAGATCATCGGGACCCCCGAGAGCCAGTGGGGCAGCCTGTTCGAGACGCTCGCCGAGAACGTCGCCGAGGCACCCCCGGTGCGCCCGACGCCGCTGACCAGCGACGGGCTGCTGGGGCTGTTCTCGCCCGAGGATACCGGCGCCAATGTCACGCTCCGTCCTGCCAGCCAGGCCGACATGCGCGGCGCGGCGTACGTGACGAAGCCGAGCCTGGAAGTGGTTTACGACGCCGTATGA
- a CDS encoding alpha/beta fold hydrolase, whose protein sequence is MSKPDWTIEGRDWPNRDASRFVVAGGLRWHVQVAGNGPVVLLLHGAGAASHSWRDILPRLAERFTVVAPDLPGHGFTATPDRHGLTMPGMARAVAALLSELGLAPALVVGHSAGAGVALRLSLDGLVPPVPVVALNGAMLPFPGVAAQLFPALARVLFTNPLVPRLLSLQAQMPGAVAQAIGRTGSRIDARGVELYARLFRRSGHVAGTLGMMANWDLAGLKRDLPRLASPLHLLAGERDMTIPASVSRQVAPLVPGARLEIISGLGHLMHEEQPERFAALIAKA, encoded by the coding sequence ATGAGCAAGCCCGACTGGACCATCGAGGGCCGCGACTGGCCGAACCGCGACGCCAGCCGGTTCGTGGTCGCGGGTGGACTGCGGTGGCACGTCCAGGTCGCCGGCAACGGCCCGGTCGTGCTGCTCCTCCACGGTGCGGGCGCGGCGAGTCACAGCTGGAGGGACATCCTGCCCCGGCTGGCGGAGCGCTTCACCGTCGTCGCCCCCGACCTGCCCGGCCATGGCTTCACTGCGACCCCCGACCGTCACGGCCTGACGATGCCCGGCATGGCGCGCGCCGTCGCGGCGCTGCTGAGCGAACTCGGGCTCGCGCCGGCGCTGGTCGTCGGCCATTCGGCGGGAGCGGGCGTGGCGCTGCGACTCAGCCTCGACGGGCTGGTCCCACCGGTCCCGGTCGTGGCCCTCAACGGCGCGATGCTGCCCTTCCCGGGGGTTGCGGCGCAGCTGTTCCCGGCGCTGGCCCGGGTGCTGTTCACCAACCCACTGGTGCCGCGCCTGCTCAGTCTGCAAGCACAAATGCCGGGCGCGGTGGCGCAGGCGATCGGTCGTACCGGGAGCCGCATCGACGCCCGCGGGGTCGAGCTTTACGCGCGGCTGTTCCGGCGCTCCGGGCATGTCGCGGGGACGCTCGGCATGATGGCGAACTGGGACCTCGCGGGACTGAAGCGCGACCTGCCGCGGCTAGCGTCGCCGCTTCACCTGCTTGCGGGCGAGCGTGACATGACGATTCCTGCGAGCGTATCGCGGCAAGTCGCACCGCTGGTGCCGGGCGCGCGGCTCGAGATCATTTCCGGCCTCGGCCACCTGATGCACGAGGAACAACCGGAGCGCTTTGCCGCGCTGATCGCCAAGGCCTGA